The genome window CGCCCGCGGCCAGCCGCCGGGCGATCTCCTCGGCATCGGCCGGGTCGGGCGGGGTCAGATCCAGCGGGGCCGGTCCTGCGGCATTGGCCGGGCCCATGTGCGCGTAGTACGCGGGGACATCGTCCAGAGCGGCGAGCAGGTCCGCGACAAAGGTGTCCACGTCCTTGACCAGCGCGTCGTTCCGCTCGCGCTCGTCGCCGATGGTCGTGGCCGACCCCTCGGCCTGCGAGGACGAACAGAAGCTGCCGAAGCCGTGCGTGGGCAGCACGGGCACGGCGTCCGCGAGCTCATCGGCGAGCCGGTGCGCGGAGGCGTGCTGGGCGCGGGCCAGTTCGGCGGTGAGCCGGGGCTCCACCAGATCGGGCCGGCCCACACTGCCGATCAGCAGCGAGCCGCCGGTGAAGGCGGCCACGTCGCGGCCCTCCTCCGCCAGCACGTAGGACGTGTGGTGCGGGGTGTGCCCGGGGGTGGCGAGCGCACGCAGCGCGAGGCCGTCGTCGACCGGGGTGACGTCACCGTCCGAGACCGGGACACGGGCGAAGGCGACCCGGGCCGCGGCGGGCACCAGGTACCGCGCCCCGGTGACGCGCGCCAGCTCCAGGCCGCCCGTCACGTAGTCGTTGTGCAGATGCGTCTCCACCACCAGGGCGATCCGTACGCCGCGCCGGGCGGCAGCGGCGATGACCCGGTCGATGTCGCGCGGCGGGTCCACGACCACGGCGGACCGCTGCCCGCCCGCCAGATAACTGCGGTTGCCGAGACCCGCTGTCTCGATGGTGTCGACGAAGAACACGACACGGCTCCTTCCGTGATGCTTTACCCCGGGGGGTATCTCTGCCCCAGGCTAACATTGATACCCCTGGGGGTATTCATGAGCGGGGTGAGACGTGCGATACGCCGGAGAAGGCGTCCGTGGAACGCGCGGCGCGGCCGATCGCGGGGCGCTAGCCTGCCGACATGACGGAGCAGCTCGCGCCCATGCCCACGGACTGGCGGCGCGCCCTCGCCGTGGTCGCGCACCCGACGACCTGGAGTACGGCTGCGCGGCGGCGGTCGCGGGGTGGACCGACGGCGGTCGCGAGGTCTCCTACCTCCTCGCCACCCGTGGCGAGGCCGGCATCGCCACGCTGGAACCGGAGAAGTGCGCGCCGTTGCGCGAGCGGGAGCAGCGGGCGAGTGCCGCGGTCGTCGGCGTCTCCACCGTGGAGTTCCTCGACCACCGCGACGGCGTGATCTCGACGGCGTGATCGAGTACGGCCTCCCGCTGCGCCGGGACATCGCCGCGGCCATCCGCAGGCACCGCCCCGAGCTGGTCATCACGCTCAATCACCGGGACACCTGGGGCGGCGTCGCCTGGAACACCCCCGACCACCGGGCGGTCGGCCGCGCCTCCCTGGACGCCGCGGCCGACGCGGGCAACCGCTGGATCTTCCCGGAGCTCGCGGAGGCGGGGCTCCGGCCGTGGAACGGGGTGCGGTGGGTCGCGGTCGCCGGGTCGAGCGCACCCACCCATGCCGTCGACGCCACGGCCGGGCTGGAGCGTTCGGTGAGGTCGCTGCTGGCCCACCGTACGTACATCGAAGGGCTGACGGAGGAGGACCCCGAGGCGTACTGCCGCACCTTTCTGACGGATCACGCGCGGGCCGAGGGGGAGCGGTTCGGCGGTCGTCCGGCCGTCACGTTCGAGCTGTTCGCTCGCTGAGTCCGGTCCGGGCCCCGCTCGGCGTTCCGGCGGTGCGTTCCGGCTCGGTATTCCGGCTCTGCATGTTCGGCGTCAGGCTTGCACGGGTACCCCTTCCAGGGGGCAAAAGCCCAGGTCCACGTGTTGATGTTGTCCAGACCATTGACATGTAAGCGCCACGATGTTGAATTCGGTGTTGTTGTGTTGCGCGACTCTGGTGACTTGAGTGATCAATGGAGGACTAGTGACGCCTCGCCCACCCCGTCTCACCGCGCTCGGTACGGCGGCGACCCTGCTCGTCGGCGGTCTGCTGACCGCCGTGCCGACCGCCCAGGCGGCCGACGGTGCCCGTACCGCCACCCCGGCGAAGGCCGCCGCCGACCGGCCGGCCCCCGCCGTCACACCGACCCCGCAGTCCGTGAAGACCCGGGCCGATCGGATCATCATCAGCCCGACCGTCACCGTGGTGGCGGGTGGAACCTCCGACGAGTCCGCCATCCAGGTCGTGGAGAGCGCGCTGCGCCGGGCCGGTGCCCAGCGCGTCGTACGCGGCGACAGACCCGCCCGGAACGGTCTCACCGTCCATGTCGGTGACGCGGCCGCGCTCGCCGCGCAGAAGATCGAGGGCCCGTCCGCGCTGCCCGCCGACGGCTATGTGCTCGGCATCGGCGCCGATCGCATCGTCCTCGCGGGCAAGGACACCACGGGCACGTACTACGCCGCGCAGACGCTGCGTCAGATCCTGCCGCACACCGGGCATCCCGGCGCCCGGGTCGCCGGACTCGCGGTGCGCGACTGGCCCGGCACCGCGCTGCGCGGCGTCATCGAAGGCTTCTACGGCACCCCGTGGTCGCACGAGGCCAGGCTCGACCAGCTCGACTACTACGGCGAGCACAAGATGAACATCTACGTGTACTCGCCGAAGGACGACGCGTATCTCCGTGCGAAGTGGCGCGACGCCTACCCGGCCGACCAACTGGCCGGGATCAAGGAGCTCGCCGACCGGGCCGCGCAGCGGCATGTGGAGTTCACGTACGCGCTCTCGCCCGGCCTCTCCGTGTGTTACAGCTCCGACGCCGACGCCGAGGCGCTGGTCGAGAAGTTCCAGACCATCTGGGACATCGGCGTACGCACCTTCGCCGTGCCGCTCGACGACATCAGCTACACGGACTGGAACTGCGCCGAGGACAAGGCGAAGTGGGGGACCGGCGGCGGTGCGGCGGGCGCGGCGCAGGCCTATCTGCTCAACCGGGTCAACAAGGAGTTCATCGCCACCCACCCGGGCGCCCAGCCGCTCCAGATGGTCCCGACCGAGTACTACGACGTCTCCGCCTCGTCGTACAAGAAGGCGCTGTCCGAGCAGCTCGACCCCAATGTCCTGGTCGAGTGGACGGGCGTCGGTGTCGTCGCGCCGACCATGACCGTCGCACAGGCGGAGGCCGCGCGCACGGTCTTCGGCCACCCGATCCTGACCTGGGACAACTACCCGGTCAATGACTACGCGACGAACCGGCTGCTGCTCGGCCCGTTCAGCGGGCGCGAGAGGGGCCTGCCCGGCAAGCTGGCGGGGATCACGGCGAACCCGATGATCCAGCCGTACGCCTCGAAGATCGCGCTGTACACCGTCGCCGACTACGCCTGGAACGACGCCGCGTACGACCCCCGCACCTCATGGGGCGAGGGACTGAAGGAGTACGCGGGCGGTGACCCGCGCACCCAGCAGGCGCTGCGGGCCTTCGCCGACGCGAACTACAGCTCGGCCCTCAACAAGGACCAGGCCCCCGAACTGGCGGCGGAGTTCGCCCGCTACTGGAAGTCCGGTGACGCCGCCCGGCTCACCTCGGTGCTCGGCACGCTCGGCTCGGCGCCCGGCCGGCTGCGCTCCGGCCTCCCGGACCGCGGCTTCGTCGCCGACGCCGCCCCCTGGCTGGACGCGACCGGATCCTGGGCCACCGCCGCCCGTACCGCGCTGCGCATGGTCGAGGCGGCCCGCGCCGGAAAGGGCGCACAGGCCTGGGAGTTGAGGCAGCAGCTGCCCGCACAGGTCACCGCGGCGAAGTCCTTCACCTACACCGGGCTCGACGGGAGCAAGGTGCCGGTCCTCGTCGGGGACGGCGTCCTGGACGGGTTCATCGACGCGGCCGAAGCCGAGCACGACCGGATCCTCGGCGTGAGCGGCAGGCCCTCGGTCTCGACGAACCTCGGCACGTACCAGAGCAATGCCGTCGCCCGGGTACTGGACGGTGACGACTCCACCTACTTCTGGAGCGACGGGGCGCCCGCCGCGGGCGACGGGATCACCGTGGATCTCGGCCGGGTCCGGGACATCGGCTCCGTCACCCTCGCGATGGCCAAGCCCGGCAGCACCGAGGACTACCTCCACCAGGGGGTTCTGGAGTACTCGGCCGACGGACAGAGCTGGCAGCAGCTCACCGCCTTCTCCGGAAAGCCGGACGTCAGCGCGACCGCGCCCGCCGGGACGAAGGCGCGCTACGTGCGGGCACGGGCGACCGCGGGCCAGGACAACTGGCTCGTCGTACGGGAGTTCAGCGTTCCGACGGACGACGGCGCGGTGACCGGAGGGCCGCCCGCCGCGGCCGGATCCTCGCTGCGCGCGGCGTCCGACGGGGACCCGGGCACCGTCTACCGGGCGGCTCGCGCACCGGAGGCCGGGGAGACGCTGGAGCTGGGGCTCGGCGCCGCACGTGCGGTGCCCTCCGTCACCGTTCTGCAGCCGGCCGGCTCCACGGCCCGTGCCGACATCCAGCTGCGGGCGACCGACGGAACGTGGCGGACCGTCGGCGCGCTCGACGGCCCGTACACCCGGGTGGACACGGCCGGTCGCACGGCCGACGCGGTGCGGCTCGCCTGGCGCGCCGGTTCGGCGGTACCGCAGATCGCCGACGTGGTGGTGGCCGGCCAGGGCTGACGCCCGCGCACGGCACCGTCCCGCGCCCGGTCCGGACCGAAGCTCCCTTCGGTCCGGACCGGGCGCACCCATGTCCGGGTCCGGCCGAAACCGGTAGTGGCGGGTTGTTCCCAGAGTGGCAAGCGACCGCTTAGTATGCGCCGGAGCAGTGGTAATGCCGACAGTGTTGTGGAGGCCCCTCATGCAGGCATGGCGAGTGCACCGGAACGGTGAGCCGAGCGCGGTGATGCGGCTGGAGGAGACGGACAGGCCCACGCCCGGCGACGGGCAGGTGCTCATCGAGGTGCTCGCGGCGAACATCAACTTCCCCGACGCGCTGCTCTGCCGCGGCCAGTACCAGGTGCGGCCGCCGCTGCCCTTCACCCCCGGCGTGGAGATCTGCGGCAGGACGGCGGACGGGCGGCGGGTGCTCGCCACCCCCGCTCTGCCGAACGGTGGATTCGCCGAATACGTCGTCGCGGACGAGGCGGCGCTGCTGCCCGCCCCGGACACCCTGGACGACGCCGAGGCCGCCGCCCTGCACATCGGCTACCAGACAGGCTGGTTCGGCCTGCACCGCAGGGCACACCTCCGGGCGGGCGAGACGCTCCTGGTCCACGCGGCGGCCGGCGGGGTCGGCAGCGCCGCCGTCCAGCTCGGCAAGGCCGCCGGAGCCACCGTCATCGGTGTGGTCGGCGGTCCCGAAAAGGCGAAGACCGCCACCGAGCTCGGCTGCGACCTGGTCATCGACCGCCACGGCGAGGACATCGTCGCCGCGGTCAAGGAAGCCACCGGCGGACGCGGCGCCGACGTGGTCTACGACCCGGTCGGCGGCGACGCCTACGCCAAGTCCGTGAAGTGCGTCGCCTTCGAGGGCCGGGTGATCGTCGTCGGCTTCGCGAGCGGTGTCATCCCCACCCCGGCGCTGAACCACGCACTCGTCAAGAACTACTCGATCGTCGGACTCCACTGGGGCCTGTACAACACCAAGGACCCGGCCGCCGTCCGCGCCTGCCACGACGAGCTCACCCGGCTCGCCGCCCAGGGCGCCGTCAAGCCGCTGATCAGCGAACGCGTCGCGCTCGCCGGGGCCGCCGACGCCGTCCAGCGGGTCGCCGACGGCACCAGCACCGGCCGGATCGTCGTCCTCCCGTCAGGAGCAGCCCGATGACCGCACCCGACGCGGCCGAGCTCCGCCGCCGCACTCAGGACCTGCTGGCCGCACACCCCCCGGCCACCACCGGCCGCACCGAATTCCTCAAGGCCCGCTTCGACGCCGGACTGGCCTGGGTGCACTACCCGGCCGGCCTCGGCGGCCTCGACGCCCCGCGCTCCCTGCAACCCGTCGTCGATGCCGAACTCGCCGCGGCGGGTGCCCCCGACAACGACCCGCGCCGGATCGGGATCGGCCTCGGCATGGCCGCCCCCACCATCCTCGGCTACGGCACCGACGAGCAGAAACAGCGCTTTCTGCGGCCGCTCTGGGTCGGCGAGGAGGTCTGGTGCCAGCTCTTCAGCGAACCGGGCGCCGGCTCCGACCTCGCGGCCCTCGGCACCCGCGCCGTCCGTGACGGCGAGGACTGGGTGGTCGACGGGCAGAAGGTCTGGACATCCAGCGCCCACCTGGCCCGCTGGGCGATCCTCATCGCCCGCACCGACCTCGACCAGCCCAAGCACCGCGGCATCAGCTACTTCATCTGCGACATGACCGACCCGGGCGTCGAGGTGCGGCCGCTGCGCCAGATCACCGGCGAGGCCGAGTTCAACGAGGTCTTCCTGACCGGCGTACGCATCCCCGACAGCAGGCGCCTCGGCCCGGTCGGCGAGGGCTGGAAGGTCGCGCAGACCACGCTGATGAACGAGCGGGTCTCCATCGGCGGGGCACGGATCCCGCGCGAGGGCGGCATGATCGGCCCGGTCGCCCGCACCTGGCGCGAACGTCCGGAACTGCGCACCCACGACCTCCACCGGCGCCTGCTGACCCTCTGGGTCGAGGCCGAGGTGGCCAGGCTCACCGGCACCCGGCTGCGCCAGCAGCTCGTCGCCGGACAGCCCGGCCCCGAAGGCTCCGGAATGAAGCTCGCCTTCGCCCGGCTCAACCAGGAGATCAGCGGACTGGAAGTCGAACTGCTCGGCCAGGAAGGGCTGTTGTACGGCGACTGGACCATGCGCCGGCCCGAACTCGTCGACTTCACCGGACGGGACGCCGGCTACCGCTACCTCCGCTCCAAGGGCAACTCCATCGAGGGCGGCACCAGCGAGGTGCTGCTCAACATCGTCGCCGAGCGCGTCCTCGGCCTGCCCGCCGAGCCGCGCAACGACAAGGACGTCGCCTGGAAGGACCTGGCCCGATGACCGCACCTACCGAAGAGAACCACGAACCCGATCTGCTGTACTCGGAGGCGGAGGAGGATCTGCGGGCAGCGGTGCGTTCGCTGCTCGCCGACCGGAGCGACGCGCCGACGGTACTCGCCCGCGTCGAGTCCGACACCCCGTACGACCCGCGACTCTGGAAGGCCCTCGCCGCCGACATCGGCACCGCGGGGCTGCTGGTGCCCGAGGAGTTCGGCGGGCAGGGTGCGGGTCATCGTGAAGCCGCGGTGGTGCTGGAGGAGCTGGGCCGCGGTGTCACGCCCGCGCCCTATCTGACCAGTGCGGTCGTCGCCACCCAGACGCTCCTCGCCCTGGGTGCGCCCGACGGACCGGTTGCCGCGCTCCTCGGCGACCTCGCCGCGGGCCGCAG of Streptomyces sp. NBC_01363 contains these proteins:
- a CDS encoding rhodanese-like domain-containing protein, which gives rise to MFFVDTIETAGLGNRSYLAGGQRSAVVVDPPRDIDRVIAAAARRGVRIALVVETHLHNDYVTGGLELARVTGARYLVPAAARVAFARVPVSDGDVTPVDDGLALRALATPGHTPHHTSYVLAEEGRDVAAFTGGSLLIGSVGRPDLVEPRLTAELARAQHASAHRLADELADAVPVLPTHGFGSFCSSSQAEGSATTIGDERERNDALVKDVDTFVADLLAALDDVPAYYAHMGPANAAGPAPLDLTPPDPADAEEIARRLAAGEWVVDLRSRVAFAEGHVAGSFNFEGEGLLATYLAWLIPWGKPVTLLASTATDIADAQRELSRVGMSRPVAAATGGPEDWAGTATALRSSRRSDFAGLAAARERGEDPVVLDVRRDSEHRAGAVTGAVHIPLHELPKRLGEVPPGVVWVHCAGGTRAAIAASMLDAAGREVVAVDDGFGAAAQAGLCPTVPVPAP
- a CDS encoding acyl-CoA dehydrogenase family protein, translated to MTAPDAAELRRRTQDLLAAHPPATTGRTEFLKARFDAGLAWVHYPAGLGGLDAPRSLQPVVDAELAAAGAPDNDPRRIGIGLGMAAPTILGYGTDEQKQRFLRPLWVGEEVWCQLFSEPGAGSDLAALGTRAVRDGEDWVVDGQKVWTSSAHLARWAILIARTDLDQPKHRGISYFICDMTDPGVEVRPLRQITGEAEFNEVFLTGVRIPDSRRLGPVGEGWKVAQTTLMNERVSIGGARIPREGGMIGPVARTWRERPELRTHDLHRRLLTLWVEAEVARLTGTRLRQQLVAGQPGPEGSGMKLAFARLNQEISGLEVELLGQEGLLYGDWTMRRPELVDFTGRDAGYRYLRSKGNSIEGGTSEVLLNIVAERVLGLPAEPRNDKDVAWKDLAR
- a CDS encoding NADPH:quinone oxidoreductase family protein, yielding MQAWRVHRNGEPSAVMRLEETDRPTPGDGQVLIEVLAANINFPDALLCRGQYQVRPPLPFTPGVEICGRTADGRRVLATPALPNGGFAEYVVADEAALLPAPDTLDDAEAAALHIGYQTGWFGLHRRAHLRAGETLLVHAAAGGVGSAAVQLGKAAGATVIGVVGGPEKAKTATELGCDLVIDRHGEDIVAAVKEATGGRGADVVYDPVGGDAYAKSVKCVAFEGRVIVVGFASGVIPTPALNHALVKNYSIVGLHWGLYNTKDPAAVRACHDELTRLAAQGAVKPLISERVALAGAADAVQRVADGTSTGRIVVLPSGAAR
- a CDS encoding beta-N-acetylglucosaminidase domain-containing protein, encoding MTPRPPRLTALGTAATLLVGGLLTAVPTAQAADGARTATPAKAAADRPAPAVTPTPQSVKTRADRIIISPTVTVVAGGTSDESAIQVVESALRRAGAQRVVRGDRPARNGLTVHVGDAAALAAQKIEGPSALPADGYVLGIGADRIVLAGKDTTGTYYAAQTLRQILPHTGHPGARVAGLAVRDWPGTALRGVIEGFYGTPWSHEARLDQLDYYGEHKMNIYVYSPKDDAYLRAKWRDAYPADQLAGIKELADRAAQRHVEFTYALSPGLSVCYSSDADAEALVEKFQTIWDIGVRTFAVPLDDISYTDWNCAEDKAKWGTGGGAAGAAQAYLLNRVNKEFIATHPGAQPLQMVPTEYYDVSASSYKKALSEQLDPNVLVEWTGVGVVAPTMTVAQAEAARTVFGHPILTWDNYPVNDYATNRLLLGPFSGRERGLPGKLAGITANPMIQPYASKIALYTVADYAWNDAAYDPRTSWGEGLKEYAGGDPRTQQALRAFADANYSSALNKDQAPELAAEFARYWKSGDAARLTSVLGTLGSAPGRLRSGLPDRGFVADAAPWLDATGSWATAARTALRMVEAARAGKGAQAWELRQQLPAQVTAAKSFTYTGLDGSKVPVLVGDGVLDGFIDAAEAEHDRILGVSGRPSVSTNLGTYQSNAVARVLDGDDSTYFWSDGAPAAGDGITVDLGRVRDIGSVTLAMAKPGSTEDYLHQGVLEYSADGQSWQQLTAFSGKPDVSATAPAGTKARYVRARATAGQDNWLVVREFSVPTDDGAVTGGPPAAAGSSLRAASDGDPGTVYRAARAPEAGETLELGLGAARAVPSVTVLQPAGSTARADIQLRATDGTWRTVGALDGPYTRVDTAGRTADAVRLAWRAGSAVPQIADVVVAGQG